A region of Anopheles merus strain MAF chromosome 2R, AmerM5.1, whole genome shotgun sequence DNA encodes the following proteins:
- the LOC121589900 gene encoding protein C12orf4 homolog, translating to MELEPSKVVDFHYEYTNVDDKPAKLVYAIEIPYKGSVAELSHQIVAVRMDPIMKFLKADRELLPTLQAFVERENQSFYDERDELLLDKFRHGSPDVDGLALDTEKLYREEILEFADRVGPTDEEIFAQSYHQLVHSSLLPEILAKEREYARTIASLATQMTQQITTMNTLHQEEIESKIKLLDISITPENINHMLAKQYGMQNMIRKQCESELESTRGHQKHEYRNWVTQHVDESFLGQSESPTQIGNRWSMISTQAPSMEESFTIHLGSQLKHMHNIRILSTRVADLCSPLYGDASFGGPNVALGLYSSSLCGIVVLTPSGTITPDREIRRNANMSTEFHFEQIDRQIEKIQEDLRNLQHGHAVEAGGAQSLAAAAGRRPDRTVVTVKPGDAFITRHSNLSHSHVIFHLISDETFQSPSEINSRHPVILGLRNILKIASRHDITTLTIPALLRHEMSEDMTVSWCIRRAELVFKCAKGFMIESASWGGAELNTLQLLLPHDISEELFRTLADMVPHVFRVANPKILQ from the exons ATGGAGCTGGAACCGAGCAAAGTGGTGGACTTTCACTATGAGTACACGAACGTGGACGATAAGCCGGCCAAGCTGGTGTACGCAATCGAGATACCGTACAAGGGCAGCGTGGCCGAGCTGAGCCACCAGATCGTGGCCGTGCGGATGGATCCAATCATGAAGTTTCTGAAGGCGGACCGGGAGCTGCTGCCGACGCTGCAAGCATTTGTCGAGCGAGAAAATCAAAGCTTCTACGATGAGCgggacgagctgctgctggacaaGTTTCGCCACGGGTCGCCCGACGTGGACGGCCTGGCGCTCGACACGGAGAAGCTGTACCGCGAGGAAATACTGGAGTTTGCAGATCGCGTCGGCCCGACGGACGAGGAGATCTTTGCGCAGAGCTACCATCAGCTGGTCCACTCGTCGCTGCTGCCGGAGATACTGGCGAAGGAGCGGGAGTACGCTCGCACGATCGCGAGCCTGGCCACGCAGATGACGCAGCAAATTACCACGATGAACACGCTGCACCAGGAGGAGATAGAGTCGAAGATTAAGCTGCTCGACATATCGATTACGCCGGAAAACATCAATCACATGCTGGCGAAGCAGTACGGGATGCAGAACATGATCCGCAAGCAGTGCGAATCGGAGCTGGAATCGACGCGGGGGCACCAGAAGCACGAGTACCGGAACTGGGTGACGCAGCACGTGGATGAAAGCTTCCTCGGCCAGTCCGAAAGCCCGACGCAGATTGGCAATCGGTGGTCGATGATATCCACGCAGGCACCCTCGATGGAGGAAAGCTTCACCATCCATCTGGGGTCGCAGCTGAAGCACATGCACAACATACGCATTCTCAGCACGCGAGTGGCGGACCTCTGCAGCCCGCTGTACGGTGACGCCTCGTTCGGGGGACCGAACGTGGCGCTCGGACTGTACTCGAGCTCGCTGTGCGGCATCGTGGTGCTGACGCCGTCCGGTACGATAACGCCGGATCGAGAAATCCGGCGCAACGCGAACATGTCGACGGAGTTCCATTTCGAGCAGATCGATCGGCAGATCGAGAAGATACAGGAGGACTTGCGCAACCTTCAGCACGGTCATGCGGTTGAAGCCGGCGGTGCGCAGAGTCTGGCAGCCGCAGCCGGACGGCGACCGGATCGCACGGTGGTGACGGTGAAACCGGGCGATGCATTCATCACACGCCACTCGAATCTGTCACACTCGCACGTGATCTTTCATCTGATATCGGACGAGACGTTCCAGAGCCCGAGCGAAATCAATTCCCGCCATCCGGTGATACTGGGTCTGCGCAATATATTGAAAATTGCCAGCAGGCACGACATTACCACGCTGACCATTCCCGCTTTGCTGCGGCACGAAATGTCCGAG GATATGACCGTTAGCTGGTGCATTAGGCGAGCGGAGTTGGTGTTTAAATGCGCCAAAGGGTTTATGATCGAGTCAGCCAGTTGGGGTGGGGCAGAGCTCAACACTTtgcaactgctgctgccgcacgATATATCCGAGGAGCTGTTCCGAACGCTGGCCGACATGGTACCGCACGTGTTTCGTGTGGCAAATCCCAAGATTCTGCAATGA
- the LOC121591031 gene encoding aspartate aminotransferase, cytoplasmic, with the protein MSIFASVELGPPVEVFALNKACNDDPNPNKVNLGVGAYRTNEGKPWILPVVKKAEAAIVADGSLNHEYLPVLGMDSITNAASTLLLGDGSEALASKRAFGVQCLSGTGALRLGAEFLARILHRTVFYYSDPTWENHHKVFLYAGFTEPRTYRYWHQETRAIDFAGMLEDLEQAPEGAVVILHACAHNPTGIDPTEDQWKQIADVCEKRKLFPFFDSAYQGFASGDPNKDAFAVRYFVSRGFELFCAQSFAKNFGLYNERIGNLTVVQKEASTSAAVASQITLLVRGMYSNPPAFGSRIVSRVLNDTELRSEWMECIKTMSSRIITMRKALYDELVALKTPGTWEHITNQIGMFSYTGLNEKQVQILMKEFSIYLLKTGRISMCGLNESNVAYVAKAIHAAVTRE; encoded by the exons ATGAGCATCTTCGCCTCGGTCGAGCTGGGCCCTCCCGTGGAGGTGTTTGCCCTTAATAAGGCCTGCAACGACGACCCCAATCCGAACAAGGTTAATCTTGGCGTAGGAG CCTATCGCACGAACGAGGGCAAACCCTGGATTCTGCCGGTGGTGAAGAAGGCCGAGGCCGCTATCGTCGCCGATGGATCGCTCAACCACGAGTACCTGCCGGTGCTCGGTATGGACAGTATCACGAATGCGGCCAgcacgctgctgctgggcgaCGGTAGCGAGGCGCTCGCGAGCAAGCGGGCGTTCGGCGTACAGTGCCTATCCGGTACCGGGGCCCTCCGGCTGGGGGCCGAATTTTTGGCCCGCATACTGCACCGCACCGTCTTCTACTACTCCGACCCGACGTGGGAAAACCACCACAAGGTGTTCCTGTACGCGGGCTTCACGGAGCCGCGCACCTACCGGTACTGGCACCAGGAGACGCGGGCCATCGACTTTGCCGGCATGCTGGAGGATCTGGAGCAGGCGCCCGAGGGGGCGGTCGTTATTCTGCACGCTTGCGCCCACAACCCGACCGGCATCGATCCGACCGAGGACCAGTGGAAGCAGATCGCGGACGTGTGCGAGAAGCGCAAGCTGTTCCCGTTCTTCGACTCCGCCTACCAGGGCTTTGCGAGCGGCGACCCGAACAAGGACGCGTTCGCCGTGCGCTACTTCGTGAGCCGCGGATTTGAGCTGTTCTGTGCGCAAAGCTTTGCCAAGAATTTTGGCCTCTACA ACGAACGTATCGGTAATTTGACGGTCGTGCAAAAGGAGGCCAGCACCAGTGCGGCCGTCGCGTCGCAGATCACGCTGCTCGTGCGCGGCATGTACTCGAACCCGCCCGCCTTCGGTAGCCGCATCGTGAGCCGCGTGCTGAACGACACGGAGCTACGCAGCGAGTGGATGGAGTGCATTAAGACGATGAGCTCGCGCATCATCACCATGCGCAAGGCGCTGTACGATGAGCTGGTGGCGCTGAAGACGCCCGGCACCTGGGAACACATTACCAACCAGATCGGCATGTTCTCCTACACCGGACTGAATG AGAAACAGGTCCAGATACTGATGAAGGAGTTTAGCATCTACCTGCTGAAAACGGGACGCATCAGCATGTGCGGGCTCAACGAGAGCAATGTGGCGTACGTGGCCAAGGCTATCCATGCCGCAGTGACCAGGGAATAG